One Nicotiana tomentosiformis chromosome 1, ASM39032v3, whole genome shotgun sequence genomic window, ttttttaaattaaaaataactaGCGAATGTATTTTAAaagtataattcatgtataatatatgtataatcaatTTACAATCTATGTATACcggctaaaaaaaataaatacgGGGCCGACTGAAGGGCTAGGCAAGTAAGGCATATGCCTTAGGCCCCCCATTTCGAGAGGCCTCAATTTTAAAAGAAATATGTTATGTGTTAATTTTTTCATAAAAAGTTTTAACATTTTATAGTAAAAATTTATCATTGTGAAGTTGATGTGACTGTTGACAGATGGAAAATTCCTCCCGAGTAAAGTAAACATATTTTTATGCTTTCCTAAAATTTAATATTACCTTCATTTTGCATTTTTACATTCAGATCACTAAAGCATAATATTCACTCTAATATTGATGGCTTAGATTTATATTTCGGATTAAAGTGTTAAAAAAAGTAGTACAAATAGCAGATAATACTCTAATCGATATACTTAATTACATAAAAAGACTTGATTCTTTTTCAAATGCCTAACAATTACCTCAACGGAAAGAAGTTTTCAAAACAAAATAGATAAAATCTTACATAAGATCAATAACGTCTCAAGAATGATTAAATCGATTAGCTATATtatcaatttaaaaaaaattgggcCTCTAATTGTAATTGCGCTTTAGGCCCCCTAAGTATGTCTGAGTTGCCCCGAGTAAATAATGAATATCTACCCaactatttgtgtaacaatccctTATTTATATAGGGGCTAAAGCTAAAGAAAAGCCCTAATTACTTTACAACACCCTTTTTCTGTTTGAACTGGGGGTTGTTGAGAAAGTTGAAGTCATTTTATTTTTCACATTCCGTCGGGTGATAAGTTATTAAGTACTTATTTACTTTCAGCAAACCACCCCCGAATTTAATCAATTAGACATTAGCCCTTATATTTATTAAACCTCACTTTAGATCCCAAGATAGGACATAGATGTAATCCAATGTAACTGTCACACGAGCCACTTCTTACGTACAAGATACAGAAAGGGAAATTAAAAGCGACTCCACACATAGACGTGTTATCTCGTAAGTTTCCAAATTAAATAAAGAGTATCATTGACAAttcttttttcttctcaatgCGATTTCAAATTCGGGAAGTATGTTTGATTGATTTTTTCTAGCTTCTTACCGTAATCGACTGGTACTATTTCTTTTAGACTTGTGTATTTTGATGAAGTgccttttcaatttaaaacatcGGAGGTGCGTGTGAGGTCTTGAGTATAAAGGGCGAACGAACATAGGCAACATTAGCTACATATTTATTAGTATTTAAATAACTAAATATAGTGGTGTTTGGATAGAGCATTTCAGATCATTCATATGAATGATTTTAACTTGTTTGGAATTCATGTGTTATTAATTAAGTTGCTCTGATAAGAAATGAGTAATATTGTAGTTTATTGATCCAAAGTCACAACATTAACAATAACACATTAAGAAAGAAATATAAGAAAAAGGAGCACCTCATTGTCAAAAGAGAAATGATGCTCCCtatatcatatcatgcatagtaATAAATCAgcaaaatacaaattaaatagAAAGAAAAAGGGTCAAGACTCAATATTATCTCATCAAATCTCATGAGTCGATGATGGGACAGAATTAAGTAGCAAAATTCATCTAATAACCCTCACCCTGATAATTGGATTTGGAGTCATCAGAAGTGTAAACAAATGGAGCAACAGAGTACAATAATGTGTTCTTGCCATTGAGAAATCGGTAAGAAGTAAGAAGAGCTCCTGTTTTTCCCTTATTTTCATCTGTTGGGACATCACATTCTTCGAGAGAAGAGCTTTCTAAGAAGGCCTTGCACTGTGTGATTTTGCAAGATTCATATCCTTTGTGCTCCTTTAGAGAAAATACTGCATAGTAATAACCCTTTGAGTCCGATTGGTAACTTGAAAAAGAGAAAGGCGCAGTTTCATATCCGTTCTTCTCTACACCCAAGCATGTTATCCTTGCTACAGCTCCTGCACATACAGGGTAAGAGGGATTTAACTGTGTAATGTAATATATTGTAACAGGTTTATTTTTCAGGTTAATTACCATATACTTATAATTCTAGTTATAATTGACAGTTACTTGCAATTTTACTATGTTTGTATACAAGttaaaattaaaccaaaattatgGGGAGAAACGTACGTGCATGGATGCAACAACTGTAAATGAAGACAGACACAGTTGGCTACTATGGATCCGCCTTTAGGCAATGGGAACAGCACATTCACTGTTTTAGGTTCGAACAACTATTACGAAATTTTAGAAAATTACACTTCGTCTGTCACACTTTATGTGGATTGTTTGTGAGATGAAAGTCAGACTATCTAGTTTTTTTTGCTATAGAATTTTAAACTTTCtgcaataaaatttacatatttagaaattacataaaaaatattactataaattacgataattaaaatattaaaatatttaaaagtcaTGAAAAAAATTAcggtaaaaaaaaaaactttttgacTCTCAAAATATATGCATGTCTGCATCACATAAGGAACAGAGTTTATGTTTATCAATTTTTCACTAATTATCACACGAAAAGTAGTCAATGCAATATGGTATTGCATATTGTTAGAAACTATCttagaaaaaattaaaaacaaaggATTTGATATAAAGTATGTATATTCACTATCCTTTAACAAATTATGTTCCATTATGTTGCTATTGAGTATATGTCGGTCCTTCAAGATTTAGGGGAAGCTTGGCAAAATTCAAGTTAAGCAAAAACAGGGTGTGAGTATTTGAGAGAAATTGGTAGGTAATCTGATTGttttgtatgcatattttgaaGGCAAAATACAAGTACTATATAGGACTTACCCTTAAGTGGGATGAGTTTAGATCCAGATTTGCAATAAATCATTCCCTGAACAGCAATGATAGATGCAGGAATCAATCCCTTAGTGGGCAAATGTTTCTTCAAATTGGATTTTGGGGCATTTTCATAACCATAATTATGTCCATTTCCATAACTGCTGCTTGCAAAAGCAATATTGGTGGCTGCTACAAGGAACAAGAGAATGCAGAAAGCTGGCAAGTAATTGCTTGAAGCCATTGTCAATATTAGAGCAACTTCAGGGATATGTGTATCTGATTTTGACTACTGATAATTTGGTTGGTTTCTCAACGCTTAATATAGAAAGAAAAATTGTCAAACTTTGTGGTGTTGTTGTATAAGGGTGCACGTATATATTTAATTGGAGGTCATGTATGTCAAAACATTACAGGGTTGCACGACCAATATTTGGTCGACCACTAACTTTTAATCATACCAACTTAGTAAGCTTTATGCAATTACGGTTAGATTCGAAATAATCAGGTGTGATGCGAAAGCTAACAAAATAAATcttgaacgacgataaatcagacaacaaaagagaaatataatAGAGACACAAACATATAATGTGGTTCAGTCAATTTGACTCACATCTACGCGCGGAGAGGAGAAATTCATTAtctaaaagagagtacaaaatactgagagaataacctcacaaagaggcaaatacaagtgacacactaacacttgtcccgAAAAGTTTTTCCCCTAACAAGAATCTCAAATCTCTTATGGTTACATTGTGGATGCTGCTAAATGAGaaggaaggatcctcaatttataaaagTCCAAAACATTTTCCTTTCCAAGATTAAAGACTAGTCAAATATAAGagatttataattttcttttCCTAAAAAGAAAAATCAATTATGATAAATATGTTGTCTTTCCTTCAAGAAATAAGAAAACCAAATATGGCATGAAAATAAGGACAAACGCCTAATAATTACTTCATTTTGCAGTTAGTTCCACTTATTTTCTCCGACCGTATTTTTTTCTCATTCACATGTACATTTGGTTTTCACTATATTGGAATTTAATTATGATCATTTGCCTTTCTGTTTTTTACATTCACTTGATCTTAAAGTTGCAAGCGTTACTATGGTTTTGTAAGGAATAGATCCGTGAAAGGAACTCAAGGAAATGATGAGCATATGCTATCCAAAACTTTTAGTTAATTGATGAAGTATCATAATACCATGAATTGAGAATAGATATTGGATGttataatatttatattatatgtGGGACGTATAGGTTTTGAAATTCTCTTATATATGTATACTAGATGATGTACCCGTGCGATGCACAGGCCCaattgttatttttttttcttcctcttatttttttccttttaatatTTTTTGGTCTATTGCTAATTACAAACTTTCTATGCCTTTAGGGAAAGAAGAAAGAGAATAGGTTTTTGTGTAATAACGTATAGAACCATGATTATATGTATTGTTATTTATCTTTTGCATTATGTGTATTTTAATTTTTCTGAAATTGTATTACTATACCAATCACTTTGTAATACTTGTCGAAGTTTGATACTTTATCATACAATGATTAGATAACAATTCAAGAACATTTTAAATTATTTCTACATAGGGTctacatttttttattttaataaatttttgcaCCACCAAACTTAAAATTAATTACTATAAAATAATGATTAAAAAGTCAGTTAAAAAATAAGTCGTGATGTATTTTTTTCATTGTTTAAATTGAATGATATATAGTTTTATTCTTTTAGTATTTTCAGTTGTGTTAATgtattactttttctttttatacTAATTAAAATTTGAATAATAAAACATATTAATTTTATTCCCAAATAGTTGATGAAAAGGTAATTTTTTGGTTCTTTGAAATAATAatcatgatttttaattattaagaatttttaacaagaaaatttatattttgttCTAGTTTAATgacataatattaaaaataaattaatttctcgATCACTCTAAATACTAATCAAATTGACCTTAAATTGAAATATTATAGTTTTTTCTagtttgatttgatatgattgagATACTATTTAGGGTATAATATAATTTTCATCACAATAGTTATTTGTTgagattttttaaaaataattaattgtatATAATGTTGAATTCTTGTTGAATAGTGGAAGTACCCAACTAACTTCGATAATAGAGGGAGAAGTATAATCATGTATGACGATACTTCTCATACTTCctaatatataataatttttaaaagaaaaaaaatcacaaATTAATTGTCTTAATTTTTACTTCATATATTCTCAAATCAAATTTTAGAGAGGGGATACTTATTATACAATTTGAATAAATTTCAATATTCTATAATAAAAAAGGGGACTTGAAACTATattttattcttaaatattttttcctaattttatAAAGTATTCCAATTGAATTTGGAATTTAATGAGAACTTTGTAtaaaatgatatcaattgataatAATATAAGAACATCTGAATGTAAATCTACATAAATTATgactaattatttttaataaaatcttcTTTACCTGAAAtagttaataaataaaataatattttttaagaagATAATAGAATTGTCATATATAAATGTATGTTACCATAATAGTTTTAATCAGGTGAACACTTGAATTATAAAATtaccaaaaagatattttttctaGTTAAAAGTACttattgaaaaaataataataacaatcaaGTAATGCATTTAATGAAGATAGTGAAGGTTGAATGAAAAGTGGGGTCCGCCTGAATAATTTAATAGCTTATGGCCATGTTCGTTTTGGTTTTTCCTGTTATTAAGAACCCACAACCAAACTTTTGAGCCTAGTATACAAGCAAACAATGCACTAATATATTTGAAATGACCTTTATGCCCTTGGTCGACCTCCTCTTCTCTCTTCTATATAATAGAAATTTCTTAAGGAGATAATAGAATTGTCATATATAAATGTATGTTACCATAGTATTTTTAATCAGGTGAACATTTGAATTATAAAATTACCAAAAAGATAATTTTTCTAGTTAAAAGTACttattgaaaaaataataataataatcaagtaATGCATTTAATGAAGATAGTGAAGGTTGAATGGAAAGTGGGGTCCACCTGAATAATTTAATAGCTTATGGCCACGTTAATTTTGATTTTCCCTGTTATTAAGAATCCACGACCAAACTTTTGAGCCTAGTATACAAGCAAATAATGCACTAATATATTTGAAATGACCATTATGCCCTTGATCGACCTCCTCTTCTCTCTTctatataataaataataaaaatcttgGTTGTACGCCCTCTACATGAGTAGAAGATTTACATTGTtgtctttttttaaaaaacaataaataaataaaattgtgAGGGGGTCCAATTGATGAGTACAAGCTACAAGTATCCATAAGTAGCCTATGATATTATGAATTATTTAAGAGGCTATGATATAACGACGTCAGATTGTATGTATAAATCGAATCTGTATACGATTAAAATAGAGCCCACCTAATTTTTTTATCTGACCGGGATCAAGGAGCTGCATCAAAGGTCGGCCCCGTAGTGGATCAGACCAAGGTACGAGGACAAGATACCAAGTTCGGGATTCgagcactactagaaatccgctaAAAATTGACCAAAAATTTTcgatcaacgttggtcggtcaaaaaaagcgaccaaaaaccgtccagcttGGACGAAAActggaaaaaatatattttacatttttttaaaaataaatatcgaccaacgttggtcggtaaattggtcaacaagttgacccagctggtcagacttgcttagtcaaagaaaattttggattaccgaccaacgctggtcggtaatctggacccaattttctaaattttaataattattttattatttaaaatattttataaaatttaagaatttatatttaaaattaccgaccaacgttggtcggttaatgcaggggaagcatttaccgaccaactttggtcggtaatttttattttctggaaaataaccgaccaaagttggtcggttattacgtcaacattggtcaaacttttgaattacttttatatttactatctaaataatataaatataatccgttaacacttttgtaatacaaataatgaatacactaacatatactatatacaacatgctatatatatagttaaagtaatACAAcgaagtattatatatatatatatataagaactcgaagcgctaggaccacagggtcaggttcttttagggatagacttgtgaagatactaattagtatatataatttatcatcaaatatatctatttgtaaattgattcatcgacttttaacttacttagatgtattgatgaatattaaaaacaaaatgtttgacctatatcgactaatagtaaaaataaaatatctcgacctatatcgattaatctatgtcatgcattattagtgatgaatgaatgaaaaatagaagaattaatactaaatatCTTTgatatgtatgtatgtgtgtatatatatatatatatatatatatatatatatatggatcacaaataaaagaaaaaaaagaaattattagtattaagtaaacgagttaaattaataggtcaaacatagtcaaactttaacaagctatatatatacacaacaacatatactataacaagctatatatatagttaaagtattacagtgaagtgtgtgtgtgtgtgtgtgtgtgtgtgtgtgtgtgtgtgtgtgtgtgtgtgtgtgtgtgtgtgtgtgtataggtatagccatatatatatatatataagaacacgaagcgctaggaccacagggtcgggttcttttagggatagacttgtgaagatcctaattagtatatatactttatcatcaaatatatctatttgtaaattgattcatcgacttataacttacttagatgcatcgatgaatactaatcgatgattcatcaaaacgtctcgacctatatatcgattaatctatgtcatgcattattagtgatgaacgaatgaaaaaagaagttattagcattaatTACAATATagtatatgtgtgtgtgagagagagaaattactcatatacttaattataacttaaaaaatttactttgatagatgctattataatttattaaaagtaaatagttaatataattatttataaagattatacttatagtttataattatttataataaatgtatagttaaataaaataaatgcttatagtttataatattttttttatagtttataatattttaagaaaaaaatacaaaaaaaaaagaatttagtttttttttaaaaacgaccaaagttagtcggtttttggtcaaacggtcaacacttaatgtaccgaccaaaattaccgaccaactttggtcggtaattctgaaatcagaattgaaatAACGGGTTCCTCCCATTTCTCTtacctttcttccccaaatttccCCTAACTCCTCACTCAATACCTTCCCCTCTTCTTCTttatttccctcacacaaatcccattccccaccccCCGTCACCACCGCCCAGCTGTCGTTGTCTTCATTGCCGCTGCCGCTGCCACTgtcgcccctctccttctccacctcctaaaaattctaggtttgaattacaactcatttctttgttatttttaggttttgttaattagttatgaattagtttcaattgattagtgtttcaattatttgaacattgtattttattgaggactagggtttaggtcttattttaattagttttgttaattagttttattaactaattagttttattaattagtcaattagttatgaattagttttaattgatgagtgtttcaattttgagtttgtattgtcttgaataggttagttagaattgaattattaactttgtattgtcttgaatagtttagttagaatcttgggtttaggatttgttcttgtgaatcgaacttttagggtatgggttgaatttctttagtttagttagtttatgtttaaactcgtaggatatgaattgaaattttagtttttaggatttgttcttgtgaattgaacttttaggatatgaattggatcttttggatatgaattgaacttttaggatataaattgaacttttagtttatgtttaaactcgtaagatataaattgaacttttagtttttaggatttgttcttgtgaattgaacttttaggatatgaattgaacttttagaatATGAATTGGacattttggatatgaattgaacttttaggatataaattgaacttttagtttatgtttaaactcgtaggatataaattgaacttttagtttttaggatttgttcttgtgaattgaacgtttaggatatgaattgaatttttaggatatgaattggatcTTTTGGATAtcaattgaacttttaggatataaattgaactttttatttatgtttaaactcgtaggatataaattgaGAAAATTTAGGAGAGGGTctagaacttcagtaaagttactgaggctccaccttatagattcctcagatatggtgttaatcataattggacgaaacagagtatattttgggagttgccttattggaatgataatcttctccgacacaaccttgatgtcatgcatattgagaagaattattttgacaatttgttcaacacagctgatgaagctcaaacaagtgaggacgaagaattctcggacgaggaacaatatgTCGATGAGGAataaaaagttggtttttaaagcactctcatttatagctagtttcttatatgtttcaatctaaatgtgtattatattatacagatggcaggcaagggtcaaggtaacaatgaccctactagttctcggggtcgagaaaagggtaggaagagaaagaggagggtagaaaataatagtccctcttgtccacccttttcagagatgcctatgtcttattctccaccacacggctatactgagttGCCATAGCATCACGAGTCGTACACCTTCATTTAGAAACtaggtcttccatcacagggccatagggcTATACGTttgacatacagtccagctgcctcacaatCATCTACATCACATCTacgtggatcacatccctacatatcacagccacatggatcgcatccatccatgtcacagccactcgggtcacatcCATCAGTATCATAGCTACTTGGGTCGCATCCATCTATGTCGCAGTCatagggatcgcaaccatcttcatcatcgactccctctattgcaggccttcacctacgaggcagtagctctgaccTGCCTACACCGtctacacatgcttcggatgatgatgatgaggtagtGCTTTATGATCGAtgtggcaggatcatcatagtccctgagggtgatgggtaagtgttatttgttatttttgcatctattgatttgtaatatttttactaagatattaatgtgtttttattgttaaattacaggttcaggccgggtaataatactacgaagataatcaccaatgccatcagaaaacTTTATGATgacccttatgcgacttggattgattgcccattctcgctgaaggagcaaattttcaatcaatttaaggtacaaatgttcttttaaacagtttaataatttatatttatgatgtttccatctaatatttaacttttgaaatacagagcaagtgtgcaTGGGAAGATCGCTATAGTGCGGAAGTGGCTGTATATTTTCATCATAAaactcgcaagagattggcggatgctttctcggatgctagaaagaagaacaagaggcctagctggttacttgagaatttgtgaaatgatttgcaaaggcaatggcttaccgcggaGTTCTTatagaggagcgaaaaaggaaagaaagctcgtgcATCTGAGAAGGGAGGCtgcttgcacactggaggtgcgatcagcctagggacaataaaaagaagattggtatgtaattgcttaaattattttacttttctaattatatctattctgtttattaactaaattaatttattttcaggaaaagaagtatgggcgttcaatgagccatgatgagctattcaaggagatgcatattgtgaagaagaagaagaaagaggggaatcaagataggtgggtcgaggaccaggcctcgactgcatatgtaagatttcaattttctttaagtattataatttacttttataaaaattttgaaatactgatttaatttaaaataatatagggtcactaccaaagtaacgtggaggaattcatccatagtcatccagctggtgaatcgggtgagccaacccaaccttcggacgaggatgctgaaataATATGgctggagtctgttggcggtccaaaatgggggaaggcatacgggcttcctactaaaataTTTCattgctataagtgtggaatgcaagGAATAGGGACTTTCCCGCAAGTTGAActacttaatagggagagcctctccgctatgcagGAGACAGTGATAAAgctcacatccgagctagaagcggccaagaaaagagaaaggcttagagatgctcaattccttagcatgcaagctcagatctaAACTCTcttatctagtggagctttttcgttgccccggtctcgtgagtcatctTCATAGGGTCGACctcctcgtgatcgttcctcccgtcctgctcgtgatcgttcctcccgtcctgctcgtgatcgttcctcccgtccttcacaagaccgttctctataccgtcttgtaaatgaaagttcatcagacggtgatgatgatgttgtagaaaataccccttgacttttatatactttgaactagacaaatagaaccagttttgaactagttgtaattagttttaacttggttttggatttttatgttcaattgaactttaatttgttggttttaaagtatttattgaatgttgtggttgttgtgttgttgttgttgttgtgttgttgttgttgtgttattgttgttgttgttgttattgttataattcaattattattaggtgtattggtatgttggcaggtggtgtagctgcaaAAACAGGTATTTTATGCCAAacttaaacccagaaaaaccgaccaaagtaggtatttttaataataaaaaaaaaattattccaaaataccgacaaaagttggtcggttaatgaatattgaattcccagaatttaacattaccgaccaactttggtcggtattttgcctgcactgttgaggttaccgaccatagttggtcggtaatgtttaattttaattattttaaaaatatatatatattcaattaccgaccaaagttggttggtttcttttaattttaataattaataaaaaatataatttagttaaaccgaccaactttggtcggtaaaattaaattaataaaatatatttctgaccaaagttggtcggtaaataattaaaattgtcagatggtcgttttaagctatcgaccaacattggtcggtaagccattccgaccatcaaaacatcGTCCACACtctaatggtcgcgttttggtcggtaattggccataaccgaccaactttagtcggtttttttggtcagtttttttggtcgatttttagcgTATTTCTAGTAGtggaggtacctgtcgagatcgaggacAGCAGCGATCGAGACCGAATGAGACaggcatcgagcaagatcgaagataacataataacggaaaggcgaaatatccgtgactggtcaaAGATCATAGCGGAAatctcggaacagatcaaattTAGAACGGTTAATTAGataatcatgggattttcttatgtaattagagttataccataagtagaatttctttactatataaaggggagtattaaccatttgtaagacaTTGTTCTCGCATAAAAAAGGCAATATAACGCTATTTCTTTAGCTTatactctcttgttcatcagcttgctttatttttaattgttttggtatcaatcagttcgagggcACCCTAGCTCGAGGGTTGAATTTCGTTTCAACACTAGTTCGTTTTACTTTacagttcatttctgttatt contains:
- the LOC104102541 gene encoding protein SEED AND ROOT HAIR PROTECTIVE PROTEIN-like; protein product: MASSNYLPAFCILLFLVAATNIAFASSSYGNGHNYGYENAPKSNLKKHLPTKGLIPASIIAVQGMIYCKSGSKLIPLKGAVARITCLGVEKNGYETAPFSFSSYQSDSKGYYYAVFSLKEHKGYESCKITQCKAFLESSSLEECDVPTDENKGKTGALLTSYRFLNGKNTLLYSVAPFVYTSDDSKSNYQGEGY